The following proteins come from a genomic window of Sesamum indicum cultivar Zhongzhi No. 13 linkage group LG10, S_indicum_v1.0, whole genome shotgun sequence:
- the LOC105172885 gene encoding BTB/POZ domain-containing protein At3g05675-like: protein MATGGDNDNDNGAAAAVGAPKKKQRVGSNSLLSSSLAVNDSFSEGNPAESRHKPPAIPLSSSHSMFPVSSSSTSCGFNDPATGDVILSLRLDRQSSPFDCVEVPFESSSVATLGQPVTHIYLHSRVLCRSKYFSALLSDRWRQRNDTSSSNQAESSHKINRFHLVVPATTESISHHLTVLKLLYSDDLLSSLDSVSTALNLLPIALELLFEDCIKACVKFLEAVPWSEDEEKKILDLIPFLSEEESKELQARMSPLKNDSSEEMLHGLILAAIHNHSNMAFAKAFVAKLMRDFSSRESARRVLDTAFDKILSVVKQSMEEYSSPVFTGDHNETEAIQRLNLHTAMINGKHLLWLMERMIELRVADTAVKAWSQQTSFTGDLQRALRDDAWRNIVPSLPSVVLRCTCRLANAVAAGNILADRQVRMDLVRDWLPLLITCKASVSPMGPNHKSLYLELEETFLRIISTLPISDAQELLQQCLSFSTRNMDDCPHLVAAFTTWFRRANRPQKPDRRG from the exons ATGGCTACCGGTGGCGATAACGATAACGATAACGGCGCGGCTGCCGCCGTTGGGGCACCGAAGAAGAAGCAGCGCGTCGGTAGCAACAGCCTTCTCTCCTCCTCTCTCGCTGTCAATGATTCTTTCTCAGAAGGAAACCCGGCCGAAAGTCGTCATAAACCGCCTGCCATCCCCCTATCATCTTCTCATTCTATGTTTCCCGTCTCCTCTTCCTCCACCTCTTGCGGCTTCAACGACCCTGCCACCGGTGACGTCATCCTCAGCCTTCGTCTTGATCGTCAATCTTCTCCATTTGATTGCGTGGAGGTGCCATTCGAATCCAGCTCTGTTGCTACTCTGGGACAGCCGGTCACGCACATCTACTTGCATTCGCGAGTTCTTTGCCGCTCGAAATATTTTTCTGCCCTACTTTCCGACCGCTGGCGACAGCGGAATGATACGTCATCGTCAAATCAGGCTGAAAGTTCTCACAAAATTAACCGTTTTCACCTTGTTGTTCCAGCTACTACGGAGTCTATCAGCCACCACTTAACAGTCCTGAAACTGCTTTACTCCGATGATTTGTTGTCTTCACTAGATAGTGTCTCCACCGCGCTTAATTTGCTTCCCATCGCGCTTGAGCTTTTGTTTGAGGACTGCATTAAAGCCTGTGTTAAATTCCTTGAGGCAGTGCCGTGGTCAGAGGATGAGGAGAAGAAGATATTAGATTTGATTCCTTTTCTGAGTGAAGAAGAGTCGAAAGAGCTCCAAGCCAGGATGTCGCCGTTGAAAAATGACTCTTCCGAGGAAATGCTCCACGGGTTGATACTAGCTGCAATTCATAATCATTCGAACATGGCTTTTGCTAAGGCATTTGTAGCAAAACTGATGAGAGATTTTTCTTCAAGGGAGTCAGCAAGGAGGGTTTTGGATACAGCGTTTGACAAGATTTTGAGTGTTGTGAAGCAGTCGATGGAGGAGTACTCGAGTCCGGTTTTTACAGGGGATCATAATGAGACAGAGGCGATTCAGAGGCTCAATTTGCATACAGCGATGATTAATGGGAAGCACTTGTTGTGGTTGATGGAGAGGATGATTGAACTAAGAGTGGCGGATACAGCTGTGAAAGCGTGGAGTCAGCAGACTTCCTTTACGGGAGATTTACAGAGGGCATTGCGTGATGATGCATGGAGAAATATTGTTCCAAGCCTTCCCTCTGTAGTGCTTCGTTGCACATGCAGGCTTGCCAATGCGGTTGCCGCAGGGAACATTTTGGCAGATAGACAG GTTAGGATGGATCTTGTGAGAGATTGGCTGCCCCTGTTGATTACATGCAAAGCTAGCGTCTCGCCTATGGGGCCAAATCACAAGTCACTTTATCTGGAGCTGGAAGAAACATTTTTGAGAATTATATCTACTCTCCCCATATCAGATGCACAAGAGTTATTGCAGCAATGCCTTAGCTTTTCGACTCGTAACATGGATGACTGCCCTCACTTGGTTGCAGCTTTTACTACTTGGTTTCGCCGTGCAAACAGACCCCAAAAACCAGATCGCCGTGGGTGA